One genomic segment of Clostridium estertheticum subsp. estertheticum includes these proteins:
- the galE gene encoding UDP-glucose 4-epimerase GalE: protein MEILVTGGAGYIGSHTCVELLNSGYEVIVVDNLSNSKRESLKRVQEITGKHLKFYEIDILEKVSLEKAFSENNIEAVIHFAGFKAVGESIKMPILYYHNNITGTLILCEEMRKYNVKKLVFSSSATVYGMPKSVPISEKFPLSATNPYGRTKLMIETILQDIYASDKEWSVAILRYFNPIGAHESGRIGEDPNGTPNNLMPFITQVAVGKRDKLSIFGANYATHDGTGVRDYIHVVDIAKGHLKALEKIMKTRGIEPYNLGTGVGYSVLDVIKNFEKATNKKIPYVISEPRLGDIAECYANPIKAKTILKWSAEKNIQDMCLDAWRWQINNPNGY, encoded by the coding sequence ATGGAGATATTAGTAACAGGGGGAGCAGGTTATATTGGAAGTCATACTTGTGTAGAATTATTAAATTCAGGATATGAAGTTATAGTTGTGGATAATCTTTCTAATAGCAAACGGGAATCACTAAAAAGAGTTCAAGAAATAACAGGAAAACATTTGAAATTTTATGAGATAGATATTTTAGAAAAAGTTTCTTTAGAAAAGGCTTTTTCTGAAAATAATATAGAGGCTGTAATTCATTTTGCTGGATTTAAGGCTGTAGGGGAATCTATAAAAATGCCAATACTATATTATCATAATAATATTACAGGAACACTTATACTTTGTGAAGAAATGAGAAAGTATAATGTGAAAAAATTAGTATTTAGTTCTTCTGCAACTGTATATGGAATGCCCAAAAGTGTGCCGATTAGTGAGAAATTTCCTCTCAGTGCTACTAACCCCTATGGTAGAACTAAGTTAATGATAGAAACAATTCTTCAAGATATATATGCATCAGATAAGGAGTGGAGTGTAGCTATATTAAGATATTTTAATCCTATAGGTGCTCATGAAAGTGGAAGAATAGGTGAAGATCCAAATGGAACACCAAATAATTTGATGCCATTTATAACTCAGGTTGCAGTGGGCAAAAGAGATAAATTAAGTATATTTGGTGCTAATTATGCTACACATGACGGCACAGGAGTTAGAGATTATATTCATGTTGTAGACATTGCTAAGGGACATTTAAAAGCTTTAGAAAAAATCATGAAAACTAGAGGTATCGAGCCTTATAACCTTGGAACTGGAGTGGGATATAGTGTTTTAGATGTAATTAAAAACTTTGAAAAGGCGACGAATAAAAAGATACCATATGTGATATCGGAGCCTAGATTGGGAGATATAGCTGAGTGTTATGCAAATCCTATAAAAGCAAAAACTATTTTAAAGTGGAGTGCAGAAAAAAACATTCAAGATATGTGCCTTGATGCTTGGCGCTGGCAAATAAATAATCCGAATGGATATTAG
- a CDS encoding NAD-dependent epimerase/dehydratase family protein, which translates to MKRSLKGKRVIVIGYNGYVGRHLVEELVKREAIVFGIGRKILRFNKNTEVYSCDISDSKEVSTVTNKIQPHAIFHAAAYGVTQSADRYIKAIDININGTINSIESIKNIKNFKNFKVFINTGSEFEYGYRQVTFKEGMNLRLFSIYGGIENKNRFIPYIVDCSLSNKEVNLTSCKQVRDYVFINDIVNSYICSYNNLNRKNEIINISTNNEVTLKGMVEIVKSIENPNLRVNIGALEDRRQEIWKIVGDNDKTKEIIEWEPKVDIYSGLKETIELYRRIYNYEN; encoded by the coding sequence ATGAAAAGAAGTTTAAAAGGTAAGAGAGTAATTGTTATAGGGTATAATGGCTATGTGGGTAGACATCTAGTAGAAGAATTAGTGAAACGTGAAGCAATAGTGTTTGGTATAGGTAGAAAAATATTAAGATTCAATAAAAATACAGAGGTATATAGTTGTGATATATCTGATTCCAAAGAAGTTTCAACTGTAACAAATAAAATACAACCTCATGCTATTTTTCATGCGGCAGCATATGGAGTTACACAAAGCGCAGACAGATATATAAAAGCTATTGATATTAATATAAACGGTACTATTAATTCAATAGAATCTATTAAAAATATTAAAAACTTTAAAAACTTTAAAGTTTTTATAAATACTGGGTCAGAGTTTGAATATGGCTATAGACAAGTTACATTTAAAGAGGGTATGAATTTACGGCTGTTTAGTATCTATGGTGGGATAGAAAATAAGAATAGATTTATTCCATATATAGTAGATTGTTCATTAAGTAATAAAGAGGTTAACCTGACTTCATGCAAGCAAGTTAGGGATTATGTATTTATAAATGATATAGTAAATTCATATATTTGCTCCTATAATAATTTAAATAGAAAAAACGAAATAATAAATATTAGTACTAATAATGAAGTGACTCTTAAGGGAATGGTAGAAATTGTAAAGAGTATAGAAAATCCAAATCTTAGAGTTAATATTGGAGCGTTAGAAGATAGAAGGCAGGAAATATGGAAGATTGTTGGAGATAATGATAAAACTAAAGAAATTATAGAATGGGAGCCAAAGGTAGATATATATAGTGGCTTAAAAGAAACAATAGAATTATATAGGAGGATCTATAATTATGAGAACTGA
- a CDS encoding glycosyltransferase has product MIANRKTSIIILTYNNLVYNRICVDSIRKYTKENTYEIIVVDNNSTDGTREWLKEQKDIKAILNDENVGFPKGCNIGIESSDKENDILLLNNDTVVTPRWLDNLKECLYSDDKVGSTGSITNNCSNYQSISVPYIDVNDMIPFTEATNISNPNKWEQKVRLVAFCMLIKRDVLNKIGIMDERFTPGNFEDDDLCMRIIEAGYKMMLCNDSFIHHFGSSSFSKDYIKFSNVLSTNRKKLEDKWGFNSNVSSTLKFDIIDRINEPKENELNILEFDCGLGATLLKLKYQYPNAKVYGIETNPNIAKLSEKILEVMSGEFEENYKMNFKKDKSNFFDYIILGNRIQQSKDPWKLLSEVKKILKPGGYVIATIPNVMHHSVVKGLLNGSFMYNENSILDKSNKKFFTLTDIHKLFNECGYINPFVFHYYTELTPEDDELLNNICSIVGANMKGHFLSYEYVAKFQKSL; this is encoded by the coding sequence ATGATCGCAAATAGAAAAACTTCAATAATAATTTTGACTTACAACAATCTTGTTTATAATCGCATTTGCGTTGATAGCATAAGAAAATACACTAAAGAGAATACCTACGAAATAATCGTTGTGGATAATAATTCTACTGATGGAACAAGAGAATGGCTTAAAGAGCAAAAGGATATAAAGGCTATTTTAAATGATGAAAATGTTGGATTTCCAAAGGGATGTAATATTGGAATAGAATCATCTGATAAAGAAAATGATATTTTATTATTAAATAATGATACTGTAGTTACGCCTAGGTGGCTTGATAACCTTAAAGAATGTTTATATAGTGATGATAAAGTTGGATCAACTGGATCTATAACTAACAATTGTTCTAATTATCAGTCTATAAGTGTGCCTTATATTGATGTTAATGATATGATTCCATTTACTGAAGCTACTAATATATCAAACCCTAACAAATGGGAACAAAAAGTTAGGCTTGTAGCATTTTGTATGCTTATAAAAAGAGATGTTCTTAATAAGATTGGCATTATGGATGAAAGGTTCACACCTGGAAATTTTGAAGATGATGATTTATGTATGAGAATTATAGAGGCAGGATACAAGATGATGCTTTGTAATGACAGTTTCATACATCATTTTGGAAGTTCATCTTTTAGTAAAGATTATATTAAATTTAGTAATGTGTTATCAACGAACCGTAAAAAACTTGAGGATAAATGGGGTTTTAATTCTAACGTCAGTAGCACATTAAAATTTGACATAATAGATCGTATAAATGAGCCAAAAGAGAATGAATTAAATATACTTGAATTTGATTGTGGACTCGGGGCAACGCTACTTAAATTAAAGTATCAGTATCCTAACGCTAAGGTATATGGAATAGAGACAAATCCCAATATAGCAAAGCTGAGTGAGAAAATTCTAGAAGTAATGTCAGGGGAGTTTGAAGAAAATTATAAAATGAATTTTAAAAAAGATAAGTCGAATTTTTTTGACTATATAATTCTTGGGAATAGAATTCAACAAAGTAAAGACCCTTGGAAACTATTAAGTGAAGTGAAAAAAATTTTAAAGCCTGGAGGATATGTAATTGCAACGATTCCTAACGTAATGCACCACTCAGTTGTAAAAGGGTTATTAAATGGAAGTTTTATGTACAATGAGAATTCAATTTTAGATAAAAGTAATAAAAAATTTTTCACTTTAACAGATATACACAAATTATTTAATGAGTGTGGATATATTAATCCATTTGTGTTTCATTACTATACTGAATTAACGCCAGAAGATGATGAACTATTAAATAATATTTGCAGTATTGTGGGTGCTAATATGAAAGGACATTTTTTATCTTATGAGTATGTAGCTAAGTTCCAGAAGAGTTTATAG